The following is a genomic window from Liolophura sinensis isolate JHLJ2023 chromosome 10, CUHK_Ljap_v2, whole genome shotgun sequence.
ACGTGGTTGGGCGCACTGAAGGCTGGGGGTGTTGAGGTCAGGAACAGTTGGCTTATGCGACTACCGAACATGCCGTCGAACTTCGCTGTCACTGTCAGTTCGTGAATGGCCATCCAGTTCTTTGCGGTCAGCTCAAATCCACAGCTCCCTTTTTCTGTTGTCTTACACCCATTATTTACATCCGTTTTCAAGTCAATGAAGCGAACAATACACGGAAATGGAGAGTTAATTTGGCAGGGAACAGGCACGGTGGATTGGAGCCGAATAATGACAGGATCTCCCTCCTTCACATCAACGACTGGATTTAAAACCTGGACAAAACAAACACTCATTTTAAGTGTttctgaaatcatgaatttctGTAATAAGTCAGATTACTGTTTCGAGGGCATCAGTGCACAAGACCACAACGGGCCATACATGGAACAAACAAAAGCTGAGTGCGATTTATCCCAGTGCTATAACCTTGACGATTTTGGCGAAAAGCCAGGATTTGGCTGGGTTCTCGGTAAAAATGTCCTAGACTTAAAGCTATGCTCAAACCCAAGAATAATTTCAGTGGTCGCAAATATTAATTTGAAACGCACGAAATATGCGCAATTGTGCATGGCTGCCAGCCGAGGGTTATAATGGTTTAACATGGATACAGACAAACCACATGACTGTTTGTTCCACAGAGAAATAATCCCCGTCACGAGCGCTCGAAACAGTTGTCTAGCTTTTAGTCATATACACTTTCGAATGTCTATTTCATCACTAACAACAATAGTAATTTGAACCACTATTATTGGAATTATGTCGATGAGGTAACATCGTGGAGCATTCCGAGAACAAGCACGGATTCTTGGGCGTGCCAATCGATGACCTTGTGACTTACTTGAGTCTGATCTTGTCATGTTGCCTTCATCCCACGAAAATCTGTTAACTGCAGTGTCCAGGACTGGTTACTCCTTCGGCTATAAGTCAATGATCGTGTCGCGCTATTGTATTAGTTAAGCTTACTTTCATCCGACGAAGAATTCTTGACTCTGGTGTTCCGGACTTGTCTGACATTTTCTCGATAGCTTCTTAATGAAGATTACTTTCATTCGACGAAAAAGTTTTGGCTCTGGTGTTCCGAACTCCTTGAGTTGTGGATCAATACACTCGTATCTGACCTTTCGCGTCAGTGTGTTAAAGCTTACCTTCAGTCCGGCGAAGAACTGTTGACTGTGGTGTTCCGGACTGGGCACTCCATTGGCCGAGTTGCGAACTCTGACGGAACACTGGACCTGTAGTGGACATGGAATATAGTCTTTGTTACACGTGTAaggctgttaaaattaaaatatttattaattaacgACACAGCCTTACATGATCAACTGTTTATGATCTCTTTTATAGAGATTTTACGGTGATTTCGGTCattttaaaacacaattcataaatatgaaaaaagacATCAGCCCTAATAAGGAACGATTTACGTAAGCATGAAGCAAGCAGGTGAATACTGGATTCTTCAAGGGTaattaaatcaatgaaaatattcttgcataGAATTATCTGATTGATAAAAGAGAATATGAAATGTGGACTGAAGTGGTGTGAAACATTTCTAGCTCGTACTAGAAGCTAGCTTGTACCGGAAGTATAGCACTAGTGTGGCTTTAAGCGGGGCTATGaaagtatcacactgttgtgGCTTTAAGCAGAGCTATGGAAGTATAGCACTATTGTGGCTTTAAGCCATAGCCATACGTTCAACTCAAGACTCATTCATCAAAATCGTACATTACTAATTTAACTTTATTGATTATATATTGGGTCTACATAGTCATCTTACGTTCATGCCAAGCTTGTATTGGCCAGTCCACATCGGCTCTAGCAGCTGAGCGGCGGCAGGCAGATCAGCTCCGGACTTCTGGGTTATCCGGGCCACTTCATCTCCGTTTATTCTCCAAACGACGTCGTAGAAATAACTTGGGTTTGGGGAGATAAATTTACAGTCGAAGCGTAAGTCTTCAAACGCGGTGTTAACTGTGCTTTTCCCCAGGAGTGGGGCGACTTCTGGTTTAATTTCGATGGTAGGGAAATTACCTGCAAAAGTCAACACGTTTTACATATATTAAAGGACGTATCAACTGCTGGGGAGCAGCTGTTAGCTTTCAGGAGCTTATATATCTACCAATCGCCCAAAGcacattatatttttattattttatttctcttGATTTGCCAAGCTGTGAATCAAGGCCGAGTGTTGTCAGTGTGTTGGGGCGGTATCAGCGTGTATGTGTGGTAGTAACATTGCGTTGAGGTCTTGTCGGTCTGTATGAATCACAGTATTTGTGTTTTGAAATCGTGTCTGTGTTGAGACGTTGAGGTAGCGATGTGATGAAGCAGTGCCTGTGTTGAGGCGTTGAGGTAGCGATGTGTTGAAGTCGTGTCTGTGTTGAGGCGTTGAGATAACGGTGTGATGAAGTCGTGTCTGTGTTGAGGCGTTGAGGTAGCGATGTAATGAAGTCATGTCTGTGTGAGGCGTTGAGGTAGCGATGTGTTGAAGTCGTGTCTGTGTTGAGGCGTTGAGGTAACGAAGTGTTGAAGTCGTGTCTGTGTTGAGGCGATGAGGTAACGATGTGTTGAAGTCGTGTCTGTGTTGAGGCGTTGAGGTAGTGATGTGTTGAAGTCGTGTCTGTATTGAGGCGCTGAGGTAGCGATGTGTTGAAGTCGTGTCTGTGTTGAGGCGTTGAGGTAACGATGTGTTGAAGTCGTGTCTGTGTTGAGGTAACGATGTGTTGAAGTCGTGTCTGTGTTGAGGCGTTGAGGTAGTGATGTGTTGAAGTCGTGTCTGTTTTGAGGCGTTGAGGTAGCGATGTGTTGAAGTTGAGGCGTTGAGGTAGCGATGTGATGAAGTCGTGTCTGTGTTGAGGCATTGGGGTAGCGATGTGATGAAGTCGTGTCTGTGTTGAGGCGTTGAGGTCGGGTAGACTAGTCGTCGTGGTATCAGTGTGCTGAGACCGTGTCACCGTCGCGGTGTTAGTGTGTTGAGCTCATGTCCGGGGTTTTTCGTTATTACTATACTGAAGTGGTGTCAGCTAGCAAAAAAGGCGTTGCGGTATCCGTGCGTTGGGCTCATATCAGCATGATGGGGTCGTGTCGGCGTGTAGGCTAGACGTCACATTGTCTGTGCTTTGGGGTCGTGTCAGCGTGTATACTAGACATCACAGTGTCTATGTTTTGAGGTCGTGGCAGTGTGTAGGTGTAGCAATTTCAGTGTGTTGGGGTCGTGTCAGCGTGTAGGCGTTGTAGTATCAATGTGTTGAGGTCCTGTCAGCGTGTTGAGGTCGTGTCACCGTGAAGGCGTCGAGATGTCTGTGTGTTGTGGTCGTGTCAGCGTGTTGGGGTTGTGTGAACATTTACGCTAGACGTTGCGGTGTCATTGTGTTACGGTCATGTCAACGTTTTGGGATGGTAGTGGTGTAGTCTAGACGCCGCGGTATCAGTGTGTTGAGGTTGTGTCAGCGTGTAAGCGTCGTTATGTAAGTGTGTTGGGAATTGGTAAGAGAGTTGAGGCCGTGTGTAGGCGTCGCTGCGTCAGTGTTTTGAGGCTGTGTCAGCATCTTGGGGTCCTGTTTGGGTGTTAGCCAGACGTGGAGGTATCGTTGCGATATCAGTGTTTTAATTTCATGTCAGTGTGTTGAGATCGTGTCAGTATGTTGAGGTCGTGTCAGCGTGTTGGGGTCATGTCAGTGTGTTGAGGTCGTAGCAGTGTGTTGGGGTTATGTCAGCGTGTTGGGTTCATCGTGTTTTTATGCGTTGCTGTATCTGTAGGAACTCACTTGAACATGGCGGAGTGCCAGTCTCCGAAGATGTCCCCCGTGGACATGAGGCTTTCAGATCTGTAACGTGAATAAAGAAAAGTATTATGATTCTTggttttcattggtcaaaaCACGCTCACATGACATtccgcaaaacatgatgtacaacgataACGTGCTCAAACAGGCAACGTGACGCTCGCAATGTAATATTCCACCTTCACGGGGCAATAGCCAACGATCTCGCGCCATAATCCAAGGATTATGTGGGTTTATTCTGCCTTTGTGTGCTCTCTGGCGTCTACTCGTTCGAAAGTAAACAACCGGAAAATGGCTAGATCCGCTATGGAAGTACAATTTTAGCGGTTTAGCGGTTTAAAGAAACAACTGAGTAGGTAAGCTGTTTTAACggtaaaataaaactgatgataCATGCTATGGGATGGAATATCATGTATTGTCATCTCTCGACATGTGATGTTCACTTCTCTCGAGGTGACAACGTCCCATTGCGCAGGATGCACTATACAACACTGTACACCTGTTGTATACACCGGTGACTTACCAAAACAGTACCCAGCCGTACAGAACGGTGTTGGTTTTAATTCGTACACTCGATATTGACCACAGTTCTTTACTTTGATCGGGAGTTTCACTGCGCATGGGTTGTTTGGTGATGCCACAATGCACGCTGTCAATCCCCTCTGTTGGTTGAGAACAGCTGGTATTGTTCCTGAAACACATCGTTTTGAAATAATTACCACGTCCTTTGCAGATGGTTCCATTTCAACTAAAGGTGTAGTGTTAGGTAGAGACAAACCACTCAGTGTTATACAGCAAAAGGTTGAACAGGAGAATAACTAACCATTTACTCCTATTCGTGGGTACAAAGAAATCCCACTATTATATGGAATATGTTGACACTTGGACAGGAGAATAGCTAACCATTTACTGTTATTCGTGTATACAAAGAGAAATCACTATAGTATAGAGTATGTTGACGCTTGGACAGAAGAATAGCTAACCATTCACTGTTATTTGTGTATACAAAGAGAAATCACTATAGTATAGAATATGTTGACGCTTGGACAGGAGAATATCTTACCATTTACTGTTATTCGTTTATACAAAGAGAAATCACTATAGTATAGAATATGTTGACACTTGGACAGGAGAATAGCTAACCATTTACTGTTATTCGTGTATACAAAGAGAAATCACTATAGTATAGAATATGTTGACGCTTGGACAGGAGAATAGCTAACCATTTACTGTTATTCGTGTATACAAAGAGAAATCACTATAGTATAGAATATGTTGACGCTTGGACAGGAGAATATCTTACCATTTACTGTTATTTGTGTATACAAAGAGAAATCACTATAGTATAGAGTATGTTGACGCTTGGACAGAAGAATAACTATCCTTTCACAGACATCCGTGTGTACAAAGAGAGACCATTGTTAGAAATTGAACAAAATAACTAACCTTTTACTTTCATTCGTGTACATACAACTCtaacagaaacagtgacgtTTGTGCAGCTAAAGAACTAACCTCTCATCCAGATAGGAAATCTTGTATTACATGAGCCTAGCTTGGGGGCAGAGGTAGCCAGGTCTACATCGTCGCTGCCCACCTTGAGCCGGTACCAACCCGGCTTGAGGGAGATGTCACAAAAGCCGTTGATGATCTGATCAGGTTTCTGTACGTGATTCGAGCCTCTAGTGCTGTCACTCAATAACACAGTATTGTTAACACACGGATCTGTGAAATAATCAAAAGTTTATGTTTTTCAATTATTTAATTCATCAATGATTTATGTTCAGAACAGCGGAAGAATCCTCTGCTTCCTGTTCTATGTCTCACGTTGAAAACTGGCATCTACAGTACATTCTCGTCTCTGTCTACCTCATTATGTACTGTTAGTAACGTTTTGTCTGTCAAGCTGTTTGGGCGGCAATGTCCCCCTGTAACCTTATCTAAGCTCAACCATCTATGGAAACCATGCAAGACCGCCGAGAGATAGACTGCTATAGAAGCCATCAATGAAAAGGTAAACATAAACAGttcatataataaataaatttgcaaatTGTCAATGTAAATGTCAAGTGGCCTGATGAAGTCAATTCAAACCCAAACACTCTCGCATTTTTCTACAAACCTTGAAGCCAAGCTGGTGTAAAGCTGAGGAAGGCAGCCAGCACAGGTAGCAGTAACCGGACCATGGTGTTGATAGTGTGTGCAAGCACCAATGTCTGAGGCCCGCTCTACTGCCCCGTATATAACCTACCTGAGGTCACGTGAACCATTGGATCCGGTATTACATTTATCGTAATTATACATTCAATACAATGGCTTTTTACCTTTATACAAAGTG
Proteins encoded in this region:
- the LOC135476503 gene encoding von Willebrand factor D and EGF domain-containing protein-like, which translates into the protein MVRLLLPVLAAFLSFTPAWLQDPCVNNTVLLSDSTRGSNHVQKPDQIINGFCDISLKPGWYRLKVGSDDVDLATSAPKLGSCNTRFPIWMRGTIPAVLNQQRGLTACIVASPNNPCAVKLPIKVKNCGQYRVYELKPTPFCTAGYCFDLKASCPRGTSSETGTPPCSSNFPTIEIKPEVAPLLGKSTVNTAFEDLRFDCKFISPNPSYFYDVVWRINGDEVARITQKSGADLPAAAQLLEPMWTGQYKLGMNVQCSVRVRNSANGVPSPEHHSQQFFAGLKVLNPVVDVKEGDPVIIRLQSTVPVPCQINSPFPCIVRFIDLKTDVNNGCKTTEKGSCGFELTAKNWMAIHELTVTAKFDGMFGSRISQLFLTSTPPAFSAPNHVWADINIIDKDALTPGSYCTIRDDPHFRSFDGRSFDVQLPGEFVLYRHKTLPIEVRGFFQPCGTIPRCICGAAVRSGEQIFVFSTCKDNLAYQTTRVRVYGCNRNQMRVTTPDKGTNYKVELPTGLVVEIRKGYVKIIPSPADVGQVMGLCGNFNGEKKDEYIDPNGVQHSNDCDFLFVNVFCVVNKYGETWRIKTTKESYYGYPDIDLDPAQVGQCSCTSQFGQVSKNVSCSRVSPQPCGTLDPVVTDEYCTQIPQSSAGRRKRQAENSDGLNDDDVRPVFPLYTNTQFTIFKNYNNVDAFMDAV